The Labeo rohita strain BAU-BD-2019 chromosome 19, IGBB_LRoh.1.0, whole genome shotgun sequence genome window below encodes:
- the atp1a3a gene encoding sodium/potassium-transporting ATPase subunit alpha-3a — MGYGRSDSYRVATTQDKDEKESPKKGKGGKDLDDLKKEVPLTEHKMSIEEVCRKYNTDIVQGLTNARAAEYLARDGPNALTPPPTTPEWVKFCRQLFGGFSILLWIGAILCFLAYAIQAATEDEPAGDNLYLGIVLSAVVIITGCFSYFQEAKSSKIMESFKNMVPQQALVIREGEKLQINAEEVVAGDLVEVKGGDRIPADLRIISAHGCKVDNSSLTGESEPQTRSPDCTHDNPLETRNIAFFSTNCVEGTARGIVVCTGDRTVMGRIATLTSGLETGKTPIAKEIEHFIHIITGVAVFLGVTFFILSIILGYTWLEAVIFLIGIIVANVPEGLLATVTVCLTLTAKRMARKNCLVKNLEAVETLGSTSTICSDKTGTLTQNRMTVAHMWFDNQIHEADTTEDQSGASFDKSSGTWLSLARVAALCNRAVFKAGQESLPILKRDVAGDASESALLKCIELSCGSVKAMRDKNKKVAEIPFNSTNKYQLSVHESDESTDSHYLLVMKGAPERILDRCTTILLQGKEQPMDEELKEAFQNAYLELGGLGERVLGFCHLFLPEDKYPKGFAFDTDDINFQTDNLCFVGLMSMIDPPRAAVPDAVGKCRSAGIKVIMVTGDHPITAKAIAKGVGIISEGNETVEDIAARLNIPVSQVNPRDAKACVIHGSDLKDLSQEQMDEVLKNHTEIVFARTSPQQKLIIVEGCQRQGAIVAVTGDGVNDSPALKKADIGVAMGISGSDVSKQAADMILLDDNFASIVTGVEEGRLIFDNLKKSIAYTLTSNIPEITPFLFFILVNIPLPLGTITILCIDLGTDMVPAISLAYEAAESDIMKRQPRNPHRDKLVNERLISIAYGQIGMIQALGGFFSYFVILAENGWLPSLLVGIRLNWDDRSNNDLEDSYGQQWTYEQRKIVEFTCHTAFFVSIVVVQWADVIICKTRRNSVFQQGMKNKILIFGLFEETALAAFLSYCPGMDVALRMYPLKPSWWFCAFPYSFLIFIYDEIRKLILRRNPGGWVEKETYY, encoded by the exons GGTCTGACTAATGCCAGGGCGGCGGAGTACCTTGCTCGTGACGGTCCGAACGCTCTCACCCCACCGCCCACCACCCCAGAATGGGTCAAATTCTGCCGACAGCTCTTTGGAGGATTCTCCATCCTTCTGTGGATCGGAGCCATCCTCTGCTTCCTGGCCTACGCCATCCAGGCCGCCACGGAGGACGAGCCTGCTGGAGACAAT TTGTATCTGGGGATCGTGTTGTCTGCTGTGGTCATCATCACCGGCTGCTTCTCCTACTTCCAGGAGGCCAAGAGCTCGAAGATCATGGAGTCTTTCAAGAACATGGTTCCCCAG CAAGCTTTAGTGATCCGTGAAGGTGAGAAGCTCCAGATTAACGCTGAGGAGGTGGTGGCTGGTGATCTAGTGGAGGTGAAGGGAGGAGACAGGATCCCTGCTGACCTCAGGATCATCTCTGCTCACGGCTGCAAG GTTGATAACTCCTCCCTGACGGGCGAATCAGAGCCTCAGACCAGGTCGCCTGACTGCACCCATGACAATCCTCTGGAAACCCGTAACATCGCCTTCTTCTCCACCAACTGCGTTGAAG GTACCGCTCGTGGAATTGTTGTTTGCACCGGTGACCGCACCGTCATGGGCCGCATTGCTACTCTGACCTCCGGCCTGGAGACCGGAAAGACCCCCATCGCCAAGGAGATCGAGCACTTCATCCACATCATCACCGGCGTGGCCGTCTTCCTGGGCGTTACCTTCTTCATCCTGTCAATCATCCTGGGCTACACCTGGCTGGAGGCCGTCATCTTCCTCATCGGCATCATCGTCGCCAACGTGCCAGAGGGACTGCTGGCCACCGTCACT GTGTGTCTGACGCTCACGGCCAAGCGCATGGCCCGTAAGAACTGCCTGGTGAAGAATCTGGAGGCCGTGGAGACGCTGGGATCCACCTCCACCATCTGCTCCGATAAAACCGGCACCCTGACGCAGAACCGCATGACTGTCGCTCACATGTGGTTCGACAATCAGATTCATGAGGCTGACACCACTGAAGATCAGTCGG GTGCATCCTTTGACAAGAGCTCTGGGACGTGGTTGTCTCTGGCCCGTGTGGCGGCGCTCTGTAACAGAGCCGTGTTTAAGGCGGGACAGGAATCTCTGCCCATCCTGAAGCGCGACGTTGCGGGTGACGCCTCTGAATCGGCTCTTCTCAAGTGCATTGAGCTCTCCTGTGGATCCGTCAAAGCCATGAGGGACAAGAACAAGAAAGTGGCTGAAATTCCATTCAACTCCACCAATAAATACCAG CTGTCCGTGCACGAGTCAGATGAGAGTACCGACAGCCACTACCTGCTGGTGATGAAGGGGGCGCCAGAGCGCATCCTGGACCGCTGCACCACCATCCTGCTGCAAGGCAAAGAGCAGCCCATGGATGAGGAATTGAAGGAGGCCTTCCAGAATGCCTACCTGGAACTCGGAGGACTGGGAGAAAGAGTGCTGG GTTTCTGCCACTTGTTTCTGCCCGAGGACAAGTACCCCAAAGGATTCGCCTTTGACACGGACGACATTAACTTCCAAACAGACAACCTGTGCTTTGTAGGTCTGATGTCCATGATTGACCCTCCCCGAGCCGCCGTCCCCGACGCTGTGGGCAAATGCCGCTCAGCTGGAATCAAAGTCATCATGGTGACCGGTGACCATCCCATCACGGCCAAGGCCATCGCTAAAGGTGTGGGGATCATCTCTGAGGGTAACGAGACCGTGGAGGACATCGCCGCTCGGCTTAATATTCCCGTCAGCCAGGTCAACCCCAG GGATGCTAAAGCCTGTGTGATCCACGGCTCAGACCTGAAGGATCTCTCGCAGGAGCAGATGGATGAAGTGCTGAAGAATCACACAGAGATTGTGTTCGCCAGGACCTCTCCCCAACAGAAACTCATCATCGTGGAGGGCTGCCAGAGACAG GGCGCCATTGTGGCAGTGACTGGTGACGGAGTGAACGACTCGCCCGCTCTGAAGAAGGCAGACATCGGTGTTGCTATGGGGATCTCTGGATCAGACGTCTCCAAGCAGGCTGCAGACATGATCCTGCTGGACGACAACTTCGCATCCATCGTTACTGGAGTTGAGGAAG GTCGTCTGATCTTTGATAACCTAAAGAAGTCCATCGCTTACACACTGACCAGCAACATCCCTGAGATCACTCCCTTCCTGTTCTTCATCTTGGTCAACATTCCTCTTCCTCTGGGAACCATCACCATCCTCTGCATTGACCTGGGCACTGACATG GTCCCTGCAATCTCATTGGCTTATGAAGCAGCAGAGAGTGACATCATGAAGCGCCAGCCTCGTAACCCTCACAGGGACAAGCTGGTGAATGAGCGTCTCATCAGCATCGCCTATGGACAGATTG gTATGATTCAGGCCCTGGGAGGATTTTTCAGTTATTTCGTGATTCTGGCTGAGAACGGCTGGCTTCCTAGTCTGCTGGTGGGTATCCGGCTAAACTGGGACGATCGCTCAAACAATGACCTGGAGGACAGTTACGGACAGCAATGG ACATACGAGCAGAGGAAGATTGTGGAGTTCACCTGTCACACGGCCTTCTTCGTCAGTATCGTGGTGGTGCAGTGGGCCGACGTCATTATCTGCAAGACTCGCCGCAACTCTGTGTTCCAGCAGGGAATGAA GAATAAAATCCTGATCTTCGGCCTGTTTGAGGAGACGGCTCTCGCTGCCTTCCTGTCTTACTGCCCCGGCATGGACGTGGCCCTCAGGATGTATCCTCTCAA GCCCAGTTGGTGGTTCTGTGCGTTCCCTTACAGcttcttaatttttatttatgatgaGATCCGAAAACTTATCCTGCGCCGAAACCCAGGAG GTTGGGTTGAAAAGGAGACATACTACTGA